A DNA window from Providencia huaxiensis contains the following coding sequences:
- a CDS encoding prepilin-type N-terminal cleavage/methylation domain-containing protein — MKVESNTTQRGFTLIEILIVLFICSLVMLSGLYQWQQQVERQRLIDAARQVSEFIYSQMTEGVYLNRYQILSVKVGVGDWQLIVKDANNKQEVGKLTAERHRGIELWKASRTSIQLYGKQGTIRAFSIGLKNQHEQITIYISSLGRIRSCSHKKMTGVPKC; from the coding sequence ATGAAAGTTGAATCAAATACAACACAGCGTGGTTTCACCTTAATTGAAATTCTGATTGTTCTATTTATCTGTTCTTTGGTCATGTTGTCTGGTTTATATCAATGGCAGCAGCAGGTAGAAAGGCAGCGATTAATCGACGCAGCTAGGCAAGTATCAGAGTTTATTTATAGTCAAATGACGGAAGGTGTCTATTTAAATAGGTACCAAATATTATCGGTTAAAGTTGGGGTAGGTGATTGGCAGCTGATTGTTAAAGATGCAAATAACAAGCAAGAGGTTGGCAAACTGACAGCAGAAAGGCATCGAGGAATAGAGCTCTGGAAAGCGAGCCGGACGTCAATTCAGCTGTATGGGAAGCAGGGGACTATTCGTGCTTTCAGTATAGGGCTAAAAAATCAGCATGAGCAGATCACAATTTATATCTCTTCATTAGGCCGCATTAGAAGCTGTAGTCATAAAAAAATGACTGGAGTGCCTAAATGCTGA
- the rppH gene encoding RNA pyrophosphohydrolase, translating into MIDDDGYRPNVGIVICNRQGQVLWARRYGQHSWQFPQGGINPGESPEQAMYRELYEEVGLQRKDVRLLASTRNWLRYKLPKRLVRWDTKPVCIGQKQRWFLLQLQCNDADINVQRSKSPEFDGWRWVSYWYPVRQVVSFKREVYRRVMKEFAPVVMPLQEQKLPQRPTFNNRRRGAK; encoded by the coding sequence GTGATTGATGATGATGGCTACCGCCCGAATGTAGGAATTGTAATTTGTAATCGGCAAGGGCAAGTTTTATGGGCCCGCCGCTATGGTCAGCACTCATGGCAGTTTCCTCAAGGAGGCATCAATCCCGGGGAATCGCCGGAACAGGCGATGTATCGTGAGCTATACGAAGAAGTCGGGCTACAGCGTAAGGATGTCAGGTTATTGGCATCTACCCGTAATTGGTTACGTTACAAATTACCCAAGCGTTTGGTGCGTTGGGATACAAAACCTGTTTGTATTGGGCAGAAACAGCGTTGGTTTTTACTTCAACTTCAATGCAATGATGCCGATATAAACGTGCAGCGCAGTAAATCGCCAGAATTTGATGGCTGGCGATGGGTCAGTTATTGGTATCCTGTTAGGCAGGTGGTTTCTTTTAAACGTGAAGTTTATCGGCGTGTTATGAAGGAATTTGCCCCTGTTGTTATGCCTCTGCAGGAACAAAAATTACCACAACGACCCACTTTTAATAACCGTAGGCGTGGAGCAAAGTAG
- a CDS encoding prepilin-type N-terminal cleavage/methylation domain-containing protein yields the protein MKIEQQGFALIEAMIGVVIFAISLVALVNYSQYIILNFNQLYMNSSAVRGLHSTLEKSAMLTASISGEKNSAMDPDLRYPEWKIQATRLPQADNCTELVVSLTIKKQPFSLSRWYCSTGEHYVSSVSF from the coding sequence GTGAAAATAGAACAGCAAGGATTCGCATTAATAGAGGCAATGATTGGCGTGGTTATTTTTGCTATTTCATTGGTAGCTTTGGTAAACTATTCGCAATATATCATATTGAATTTTAATCAATTGTATATGAATTCTTCAGCGGTTAGGGGATTGCATAGTACATTAGAAAAGAGCGCAATGTTAACAGCATCAATATCTGGGGAGAAAAATTCTGCCATGGACCCAGATTTGCGTTACCCTGAATGGAAAATACAAGCAACTCGTTTACCGCAGGCCGATAATTGTACTGAGTTAGTGGTATCGTTAACAATAAAAAAACAACCATTTTCATTAAGTCGTTGGTATTGCTCAACAGGAGAGCACTATGTTTCAAGTGTATCATTCTAA
- the ptsP gene encoding phosphoenolpyruvate--protein phosphotransferase, with protein MLMRLREIVEKVAMATSLTDALEVLVNETCKAMRTDVCSIYLADHPRQCYYLMATRGLKKPSGIAIRLGFDEGVVGAVGRQSEMLNLADIREHPQYKFLPQLKEEQLRAFLGVPVVYRRQLLGVLVVQQREKRLFNETEESFMVTLSMQLAVILSQAQAKGIFGQYRQNRIKAIPVSQGISMAYGWQDSSQPSLDSIFQASTIDIDKEKQRLVTALESATAECRRISKRFMASSAKESAAIFDLYNHLLSDPQLKKHLFAAINDNATAEWAVKTVIENYVEQFSRLRDLYLRERGADLKALGQRLLFHLDDSLTANEQWPERFILVADELSASVLAELPIEQLAGVVVRDGATHSHSAILIRAMGIPAIMGADIEPSLLHNRHLILDGYRGELFIEPENLIVQEYQQIIEEENVISRLAEGTLGQDATLKGGEHVHIYLNAGLSPRYEQQINTGVDGVGLYRTELPFMLHNGFPSEDEQKQLYKEVLQLFPTKPVVLRTLDIGADKQLPYMPISEENPSLGWRGIRIMLDQPEIFLIQLRAMLRANMFSGNLRILLPMVTSVNEIDEAILLVKRARDEVSILLKMPVEMPQIGIMLEVPSLLFLLPEIKKRVDFISIGTNDFTQYLLAVDRNNTHVAALYDNLHPSVVRFLAKVSEECQRLQLPVSVCGEMAGQPLSAMVLIALGYRSLSMSGRSVPRMKYLIRQLDPVLMSQLVPKLLAAETSDSVRLEASEFMEQHHLGGFVRGGI; from the coding sequence ATGTTGATGCGTTTACGTGAAATTGTCGAAAAAGTTGCAATGGCGACAAGTTTGACTGATGCGCTAGAAGTGTTGGTGAATGAGACTTGCAAAGCAATGCGAACAGACGTTTGTTCCATTTATTTAGCTGATCACCCTCGCCAATGCTATTACTTAATGGCAACCCGCGGGTTAAAAAAACCTAGCGGGATTGCTATTCGCCTAGGGTTTGATGAAGGTGTCGTGGGTGCCGTCGGGCGCCAATCTGAGATGCTCAATCTAGCCGATATTCGTGAACATCCTCAATATAAATTCCTGCCTCAGCTTAAAGAAGAACAGTTAAGAGCTTTCTTAGGTGTCCCCGTGGTCTATCGCCGCCAATTATTAGGCGTGCTGGTGGTACAGCAGCGGGAAAAACGACTGTTTAATGAAACCGAAGAATCTTTCATGGTCACGTTGTCGATGCAACTCGCTGTGATCTTGTCACAAGCTCAGGCAAAAGGTATTTTTGGGCAATATCGACAAAATAGAATTAAAGCTATCCCTGTATCTCAGGGAATTTCAATGGCTTATGGGTGGCAAGATAGCTCCCAACCCTCTTTAGATAGTATTTTCCAAGCCAGTACCATTGATATCGACAAAGAAAAGCAACGCCTTGTCACTGCCCTCGAAAGTGCTACTGCGGAATGTCGTCGTATTAGTAAACGTTTTATGGCTAGCTCTGCAAAAGAAAGTGCAGCAATATTTGATCTCTATAATCATCTACTTAGCGACCCTCAGCTAAAAAAACACCTATTTGCTGCCATTAATGACAACGCAACCGCTGAATGGGCGGTTAAAACGGTCATTGAAAATTATGTAGAGCAGTTTTCTCGCCTTCGTGACCTCTATTTAAGAGAAAGAGGGGCTGACTTAAAAGCCTTGGGGCAACGTTTATTATTTCATCTTGATGATTCACTGACCGCAAATGAACAGTGGCCAGAGCGTTTTATTTTAGTTGCTGATGAATTAAGCGCTAGCGTATTGGCTGAGTTACCTATTGAGCAACTTGCTGGTGTGGTCGTGCGTGACGGAGCAACACATTCTCATTCTGCGATTTTAATCAGAGCCATGGGGATCCCTGCAATTATGGGGGCAGATATTGAGCCTTCGCTGTTACATAATCGCCATTTAATATTGGACGGCTATCGTGGTGAGCTCTTTATTGAACCTGAGAACTTAATTGTTCAGGAATACCAGCAAATTATTGAAGAAGAAAATGTCATTAGTCGCTTAGCAGAAGGGACTCTTGGGCAAGATGCAACACTTAAAGGTGGCGAACACGTTCATATTTACCTTAATGCGGGTTTAAGTCCGCGTTACGAGCAACAAATTAACACAGGGGTTGACGGTGTTGGCTTGTATCGTACTGAACTGCCTTTTATGCTGCACAATGGTTTTCCCTCGGAAGATGAGCAGAAACAGCTCTATAAGGAAGTTTTACAACTCTTCCCAACCAAACCGGTTGTGTTAAGAACCCTTGATATAGGAGCTGATAAACAGCTGCCATACATGCCAATTAGCGAAGAAAACCCAAGCTTAGGCTGGCGTGGTATTCGTATTATGTTAGACCAGCCCGAGATTTTTTTGATTCAGCTAAGGGCGATGTTACGGGCGAATATGTTTTCAGGTAATTTACGTATTTTATTACCGATGGTGACTAGTGTTAATGAGATAGACGAAGCCATTTTGTTGGTTAAAAGAGCAAGAGACGAAGTGAGTATTTTATTAAAAATGCCCGTTGAGATGCCCCAAATTGGTATTATGCTTGAAGTTCCTTCTTTGCTATTTTTATTACCAGAGATAAAAAAACGCGTTGATTTTATCTCTATTGGGACTAATGACTTTACACAATATTTACTTGCTGTTGACCGTAATAACACCCATGTAGCGGCACTATATGATAATCTTCACCCCTCAGTTGTGCGCTTTTTAGCAAAAGTAAGTGAAGAGTGCCAACGCCTTCAGCTCCCTGTCAGTGTTTGTGGGGAAATGGCAGGGCAGCCACTTAGCGCAATGGTATTAATTGCTCTAGGGTATCGCTCCTTAAGTATGAGTGGGCGTAGTGTTCCTCGCATGAAATATTTAATCCGCCAGCTTGACCCAGTCTTGATGTCGCAGTTAGTACCGAAATTATTGGCTGCGGAAACGAGTGATAGTGTCAGGCTAGAGGCGAGTGAATTTATGGAGCAACACCATTTAGGCGGTTTTGTACGTGGTGGGATTTAA
- a CDS encoding DUF2509 family protein, with amino-acid sequence MKNIAQQQGNASLLMVIIFITIGSLLIKSVHFFQERARDDLRKEIKYFDTFNKAESALSWGATLQWDSKQRGLKNWVCQKEKTQQWKSCLKHYKGATFLLSGQSHYRLGNDIKVYRWMVLDANKQQLFPRKNGWLDYCPVVKKGFC; translated from the coding sequence ATGAAGAATATAGCGCAACAACAGGGAAATGCCTCTCTACTTATGGTTATTATTTTTATCACAATAGGCTCATTATTGATTAAATCTGTGCATTTTTTCCAAGAGCGGGCTCGGGATGATCTGCGTAAGGAAATTAAATATTTCGATACTTTTAATAAAGCAGAATCAGCTCTTTCATGGGGGGCGACATTGCAATGGGATAGTAAACAGAGAGGGTTAAAGAATTGGGTTTGCCAGAAAGAGAAAACTCAACAGTGGAAAAGCTGCTTAAAACATTATAAAGGGGCGACTTTTTTGCTGTCGGGACAAAGCCATTATCGTCTAGGAAATGATATTAAAGTTTATCGATGGATGGTATTAGATGCAAATAAGCAACAGCTTTTTCCCCGTAAAAATGGGTGGTTAGATTATTGCCCAGTGGTAAAAAAAGGGTTTTGCTAG
- the recC gene encoding exodeoxyribonuclease V subunit gamma, whose amino-acid sequence MFQVYHSNQLDLLKDLMTHLMKNEPLSHPFEQEIILVQSPGMSQWLQIELAKQFGIAANINYPLPATFIWDMFRRVLPDIPKESAYTKQAMTWKLMTILPTVIDEDEFEPLRHYLQEDADKRKLHQLAGRVADLFDQYLVYRPQWVEVWQRNELVEGLSENQLWQKRLWQCLVDYSNELKQPPWHRANLYQHFIGTLSSTPDLGKMLPKRIFICGISSLPPVYLQALNAIAEHTDVHLMFTNPCRYYWGDIQSASFLARLQQRKLRHYLDKHEISRFKFEGQVPDLFNENGEQDIANPLLASWGRLGRDNLYFISQIDSANEISAYVDTERVNLLENVQQDILDLENHAQLGTTIENYETSLGKRPISELDDSITFHLCHSAQREVEILQDHLLSLFEEDPSLTPRDVIVMVADIDSYAPYIQAVFGNTTSTRYIPFSISDRKALQAHPILQAFIMLLDLPQSRFSTEQVLSLLEVSAFSQRFGIDESELGLLRRWVNESGIRWGLDDDNVRSFALPVIGQNTWEFGLSRMLLGYAMDSRNGPWSGILPYDECSGLAAQLAGKLALLINTLREWRSLLAQERPLEEWKELCQQLLNSCFMVDGETELVLALLTEQWHQIVDNAITSGYEEQVPLRLIRDELSVRFDDEKISQRFLAGAVNFCTLMPMRSVPFKVVCLLGMNDGAYPRNIPPLGFDLMAEKPVRGDRKRRDDDRYLFLEALNSASKQLYVSYIGLSIRDNQPCNPSVLVTELIDYICQSFCLIGDETLNIDKSAKRLRGHLVIQHNRVPFAKENFLPETPYQSFASEWLPAAKTTNKVDEPFCSVLEIREPITEISLEQLLRFYRHPIRAFFQQRLKVHFSIEETELPEEEPFNLGRLQRYKINDQILNLLVKDKSIEPFYSALKASGQLPARQFGQLFWEQQLNEISPLAEKVKEYDMQLFDYPFDFQLNGVKITGVLKNAHETGIVRYRPAYLTANDGVQLWVEHLLFNSQIGEGESLALGRDNSIWQFSAISKEDALAYLQDLVVGYCEGFNSPLILLSQSGWSWVKACFDKKTKEYDFSSEEIQQKALSALLQSLQGSQMQKGEMEDDYVSRVCRSIDDAMIKSLLSNTQRFLLPMTKYLK is encoded by the coding sequence ATGTTTCAAGTGTATCATTCTAATCAATTAGATTTATTAAAAGATCTAATGACTCATTTAATGAAAAATGAACCACTTTCTCACCCTTTTGAGCAAGAAATAATTTTAGTACAAAGTCCTGGGATGTCACAGTGGCTGCAAATCGAACTTGCTAAACAGTTTGGTATTGCTGCAAATATTAACTATCCCTTACCGGCAACATTTATTTGGGACATGTTTAGGCGAGTCTTACCGGATATTCCAAAAGAAAGTGCTTATACCAAACAAGCAATGACATGGAAACTCATGACAATACTGCCAACAGTCATTGACGAGGACGAATTTGAACCTTTAAGGCATTATCTTCAAGAGGATGCAGATAAACGTAAACTTCATCAGCTTGCTGGTAGGGTTGCCGATTTATTTGACCAATATTTAGTTTATCGCCCACAATGGGTCGAAGTATGGCAAAGGAATGAACTAGTAGAGGGGCTAAGTGAAAATCAACTGTGGCAAAAACGTTTGTGGCAATGCCTTGTTGATTATTCAAATGAATTAAAACAGCCGCCTTGGCACCGTGCTAATTTATATCAACATTTTATTGGTACATTGTCATCGACTCCTGATTTAGGAAAAATGCTGCCTAAACGTATTTTTATTTGCGGTATTTCATCACTCCCGCCTGTTTATCTACAAGCTCTCAATGCAATAGCAGAGCATACAGATGTTCACTTAATGTTCACTAACCCCTGTCGTTATTATTGGGGAGACATTCAGAGTGCGTCATTTTTAGCTAGATTACAGCAAAGAAAGCTGCGACATTATCTTGATAAACATGAAATTTCTCGCTTCAAATTTGAAGGACAGGTTCCTGATTTATTTAATGAAAATGGTGAGCAGGACATTGCCAATCCACTGCTTGCATCGTGGGGGAGGCTTGGCAGGGACAATTTATATTTTATTTCTCAAATCGATAGCGCTAATGAAATATCAGCCTATGTTGATACTGAACGAGTCAATTTATTAGAGAATGTCCAGCAAGATATTTTAGATCTTGAAAACCACGCTCAATTAGGGACAACAATAGAAAATTATGAAACGAGTCTTGGTAAACGACCGATCAGTGAGCTAGATGATTCGATAACATTCCATTTGTGTCATAGCGCACAGAGAGAAGTTGAAATATTACAAGATCATTTGCTTTCTCTGTTTGAGGAAGACCCATCGCTAACACCGCGTGATGTGATAGTCATGGTTGCAGATATTGACAGCTATGCACCGTATATTCAGGCTGTTTTCGGTAATACTACATCAACTCGATATATCCCCTTTTCAATTTCAGATAGGAAAGCACTACAAGCTCATCCCATTTTACAAGCATTTATTATGCTACTTGACTTACCTCAGAGCCGTTTTTCAACGGAGCAAGTTCTCAGCCTACTTGAAGTTTCTGCATTTTCTCAACGTTTTGGTATTGATGAAAGTGAATTAGGCTTATTACGCCGCTGGGTTAATGAATCAGGGATCCGCTGGGGGCTTGATGACGATAATGTACGTTCTTTCGCTTTACCAGTGATAGGGCAAAATACATGGGAATTCGGTTTAAGTAGGATGTTGCTTGGCTATGCAATGGATAGCAGAAATGGACCGTGGAGTGGTATTTTACCTTATGATGAATGTAGTGGTTTAGCGGCTCAACTAGCTGGGAAATTAGCATTATTAATCAACACACTTAGAGAATGGCGTTCTTTACTAGCACAAGAACGTCCACTTGAAGAGTGGAAAGAGCTTTGCCAACAACTACTTAATAGCTGTTTTATGGTTGATGGAGAAACTGAACTCGTTCTCGCACTATTGACGGAACAGTGGCATCAAATCGTTGATAATGCGATAACTTCAGGATATGAAGAACAAGTGCCATTGCGTTTAATTCGTGATGAGCTTTCAGTTCGTTTTGATGATGAAAAGATTAGTCAACGTTTCTTGGCGGGGGCTGTTAATTTTTGTACGTTGATGCCAATGCGTTCAGTGCCATTTAAGGTTGTGTGTTTATTGGGAATGAATGATGGGGCTTACCCGCGAAATATACCACCTTTAGGGTTTGATTTGATGGCTGAAAAGCCTGTTCGTGGAGATAGAAAACGCCGGGACGACGATAGATATCTATTCTTAGAAGCATTGAATTCAGCATCTAAACAACTGTATGTTAGCTATATTGGGCTTTCTATTCGTGATAATCAGCCTTGTAATCCATCGGTATTAGTGACTGAATTAATTGACTATATTTGCCAAAGTTTTTGTCTAATTGGCGATGAAACCTTGAACATAGATAAAAGTGCGAAACGATTAAGGGGACATCTGGTCATTCAACATAATAGAGTCCCATTCGCAAAAGAAAATTTCTTACCAGAAACGCCTTATCAGAGCTTCGCGAGTGAGTGGTTACCTGCCGCAAAAACAACAAATAAAGTTGATGAGCCATTTTGTTCAGTACTTGAAATACGAGAACCTATTACTGAAATTTCGTTAGAACAATTATTACGTTTTTATCGTCATCCGATTAGGGCATTTTTTCAACAGCGTTTGAAAGTGCATTTCTCTATTGAAGAAACTGAACTGCCAGAAGAAGAACCGTTTAACTTAGGTCGGTTACAACGATATAAAATTAATGATCAAATTTTAAATTTACTTGTCAAAGATAAAAGTATTGAGCCTTTTTATTCTGCTTTAAAGGCATCGGGTCAGCTGCCAGCCAGACAATTTGGTCAACTTTTCTGGGAACAGCAGTTGAATGAGATATCGCCATTAGCTGAAAAAGTTAAAGAATATGATATGCAGCTATTTGATTATCCATTTGATTTTCAGTTAAATGGGGTCAAAATTACAGGTGTACTGAAAAATGCTCATGAAACAGGAATAGTACGCTATCGTCCGGCTTACTTAACTGCTAATGATGGGGTGCAGCTATGGGTGGAGCATTTGCTATTTAACTCGCAAATAGGTGAAGGGGAAAGCCTTGCACTAGGAAGAGATAATAGTATTTGGCAGTTTTCCGCTATTAGCAAAGAAGATGCATTGGCTTATCTACAAGATTTAGTTGTAGGCTATTGCGAAGGGTTTAATTCCCCACTAATTCTTCTTTCTCAAAGTGGTTGGAGTTGGGTTAAGGCTTGTTTTGATAAAAAGACAAAAGAGTACGATTTTTCGAGCGAAGAAATTCAACAAAAAGCATTATCTGCTTTGCTCCAAAGCTTACAAGGAAGTCAGATGCAAAAAGGCGAGATGGAAGACGACTATGTGTCAAGAGTTTGCAGAAGCATTGATGATGCGATGATTAAATCTTTGTTATCAAACACTCAACGGTTTTTATTACCGATGACAAAATACTTGAAATGA
- a CDS encoding prepilin peptidase-dependent protein: protein MLNSLNHDKFKKQRGFTLIEMLMAMAISSIVCVSAMSVIPTLFKQTYRAYIQYQIDKDIRQTLINMEKDFRRIGYCGSLDCGKEPLKITSKFLSRGNNSCIIFAYDQDLSGKWEDIKSKSIESDYFGYRLNNEKLESNRNVRDCDGTRWQSLFDEKLIKVKTLAFGWQENTQLLEMKINLKTDLLPNQTFNYQIAVLVRNL from the coding sequence ATGCTGAACTCCTTAAATCACGATAAATTTAAAAAACAGCGAGGCTTTACACTGATTGAAATGTTGATGGCAATGGCAATCAGTAGCATTGTCTGTGTATCAGCGATGAGTGTCATCCCTACATTATTTAAACAAACCTACCGAGCTTACATTCAATATCAAATAGACAAAGATATAAGGCAGACATTAATAAACATGGAAAAAGATTTTAGAAGGATTGGTTACTGCGGTAGCTTAGATTGTGGAAAAGAGCCTTTAAAAATTACATCTAAGTTTTTAAGCCGAGGAAATAATTCATGCATTATTTTTGCCTATGACCAAGATTTATCGGGTAAGTGGGAGGACATTAAATCTAAGTCGATAGAGTCTGATTATTTTGGGTATCGGTTAAACAATGAAAAATTAGAGTCTAATCGAAATGTCAGAGATTGCGATGGAACGCGTTGGCAATCGCTATTTGATGAGAAGCTAATCAAAGTTAAAACATTAGCATTTGGTTGGCAGGAAAATACCCAATTACTTGAAATGAAAATAAATCTTAAGACAGATTTGTTGCCCAACCAAACGTTTAATTACCAAATAGCAGTCTTGGTTAGAAACTTATGA
- a CDS encoding thymidylate synthase: MKPYLDLCQRIIDEGQWVENKRTGVRCLTVINADLEYDVGNNQFPLITTRKSFYKAAIAELLGYLRGYDNAAQFREIGCNTWNANANENQAWLNNPHRKGEDDMGRVYGVQGRSWQRPDGTHLDQLKKVVNNLKNGIDDRAEIITFYNPGEFEMGCLRPCMHTHTFSLLGDTLHLTSYQRSCDVPLGLNFNQVQCFVLLALMARITGHKAGKAYHKIVNAHIYENQLPLMRDVQLKREPFASPSLVINPKIKSLEDLETWVTSDDFTLEGYQCHEAIKYPFTV; this comes from the coding sequence ATGAAGCCGTATCTTGATTTATGCCAACGTATTATTGATGAAGGGCAATGGGTTGAAAACAAACGAACAGGAGTTCGTTGTTTAACCGTTATTAACGCTGACCTTGAATATGATGTTGGTAATAATCAATTCCCCTTGATTACGACTCGTAAAAGTTTTTATAAAGCAGCAATAGCAGAGCTTCTTGGCTACCTTCGCGGCTATGATAACGCAGCCCAGTTCCGTGAAATTGGTTGTAATACCTGGAATGCGAATGCAAACGAAAACCAAGCATGGCTGAATAACCCCCATCGTAAAGGTGAAGATGACATGGGGCGCGTCTATGGCGTTCAAGGGCGCTCATGGCAACGTCCAGACGGTACGCACTTAGACCAATTAAAAAAAGTCGTCAATAACTTAAAAAATGGAATTGATGACCGTGCTGAAATCATCACTTTTTATAACCCGGGTGAATTTGAAATGGGCTGTTTGCGTCCCTGCATGCATACTCATACTTTTTCACTATTAGGTGATACACTACATTTAACATCTTATCAGCGTAGTTGTGATGTTCCGCTTGGCCTAAATTTCAATCAAGTACAATGCTTTGTTCTACTTGCTCTAATGGCTCGCATTACAGGGCATAAAGCCGGTAAGGCTTATCATAAAATTGTGAATGCGCACATTTATGAAAACCAATTGCCTTTGATGCGTGATGTCCAGCTGAAACGTGAGCCTTTTGCTTCCCCTTCATTGGTTATTAACCCCAAAATTAAGTCATTAGAAGACCTCGAAACATGGGTAACTTCAGATGATTTTACCCTCGAAGGGTACCAGTGCCATGAAGCTATCAAGTATCCATTTACTGTTTGA
- the lgt gene encoding prolipoprotein diacylglyceryl transferase, with amino-acid sequence MSNNYLAFPEIDPVMFSIGPVSLHWYGFMYLVGFVFALWLAGRRAAKPNSGWTKNEVENLLYVGFVGVFIGGRLGYVFFYNLPVFLDDPLYLFKVWDGGMSFHGGLIGVICAMMWFAHRTRRRFLQVSDFVAPLIPFGLGMGRIGNFINGELWGRVTLDTPWAFLFPHSRSEDIQLAAQDPSLLPILEQYGVLPRHPSQLYEMFLEGIVLFLILNLFVRKPRPMGSVSGLFLIGYGAFRIIVEFFRQPDAQLGLFGGISMGQILSIPMIIIGILMIVWAYKYGKNVPAHKPLKEPKKS; translated from the coding sequence ATGAGTAACAACTACTTAGCATTTCCAGAAATAGATCCTGTTATGTTCTCGATTGGGCCAGTATCGTTACACTGGTATGGCTTTATGTACCTTGTTGGCTTTGTTTTTGCCCTTTGGCTAGCAGGACGTCGCGCTGCAAAACCCAATAGTGGCTGGACAAAAAATGAAGTAGAAAACTTGCTGTACGTTGGCTTTGTTGGCGTATTCATCGGTGGTCGGTTAGGTTACGTTTTCTTTTATAATCTCCCTGTTTTTCTTGACGATCCTTTATATCTATTTAAGGTTTGGGATGGTGGTATGTCCTTCCATGGCGGCCTAATCGGTGTGATATGTGCCATGATGTGGTTTGCTCACCGTACTCGCCGTCGTTTCTTGCAAGTATCTGACTTTGTTGCACCATTAATTCCATTTGGCCTAGGTATGGGTCGTATTGGTAACTTTATTAATGGGGAGCTATGGGGACGAGTAACACTCGATACGCCATGGGCATTTTTATTCCCTCATTCACGCAGTGAAGATATTCAACTTGCCGCCCAGGACCCTTCGCTATTACCCATATTAGAGCAATACGGTGTGCTACCAAGACACCCATCACAGCTTTATGAAATGTTCTTAGAGGGGATTGTTCTGTTCCTTATCTTGAACTTATTTGTGCGTAAACCTCGCCCAATGGGGAGTGTTTCCGGGCTATTCTTGATTGGCTATGGTGCATTTAGGATTATTGTTGAATTCTTTAGGCAGCCAGACGCACAGCTTGGTTTATTTGGTGGTATTAGTATGGGGCAAATTCTGTCAATACCGATGATTATTATTGGAATTCTAATGATTGTTTGGGCTTACAAATATGGTAAAAATGTGCCGGCCCATAAGCCACTAAAAGAGCCTAAAAAGAGTTAA